ACCGTTTCGAGTACCGGATCAAGAGCTAGCAGATGCAGCGCTTGCATGGCTCGATCCTTCATGGTCGGAATGCCCAAAGGACGTTCTTTCCCATTCGGCTTGGGGATATAGACCCTCCGTAGAGGCAGGGGTCGATACCGGCGCTTCTCCAACTGCGCAATTGCCGCAAACTTCTGCGAGGGCGTGTCCCACAACTGCTGATCCACGCCTGCGGTGCGTTTGCCTTGATTTTCTGTCACTCGTTTAACTGCCAGTGCCTTCGCACTAAACGAGCGGGTCAGCCACCGTTGCAAGGATTTCACCCTACGCCAGTTGCCTTCCTGTGTTGCCTTCGTTAAACGGATCTGCATGACTCTTACGTTCTTCTGAACGCGCCGCCAATCAATGGCGACCCACTCGGTAGGAACGTCCGAGGACGCAGAACCGATTGCATTGCATTCGATTACTTTCATTGCTGAACCTCGTCGTAGTTGTTATACCCGCCGAGGACGCAATTTCCCCCGAAGGGAAAACTGCATCCCTTCGGGGTTGGTAGAAATAGAACTACTTGTAGTCTATGTGATCGTTGACGACTATTACACCAGATGGAAGTCTGCACGCTTTCACGTCGAGACAAATTTTGAATCTCTATCCGACCGATTACAAGTCGGCATTCGCTTTCTCCATCCTCCCATACCCGCTCCGCCATGGGCTTCCCTTACGGGTTGCTTGCCTATCTCGATGTTCTGAGACAGGCGGCGAGTCGGGCTTACGACGTTTCCTGCGACACCAGCACGGCCCTACTGCGCCGCACATGACTGTTTAGGGTCTGACTATCCCCCGGTGGTTCTTTGGACGACGTGTCCCCAGTTTGCACAGGGACATCCAACCACGTACCGTTTTGGTCCAGGCCGCCAGCAGATTGGGCCTGTCAATAATCACGAGGGTTCAACCGTCAGTTCACATTACGTTACCCGTGCAGCCTCACCTAGCCCCTCACCGCCTTTCTGCTAGCAGTTTCCGTTCTCTCACTCGCGTGGGGGAACGCCGTTTTCACGGGGGTACATTGTCATCGGAGCTTCACACCTCTCCGTTGCCAGAGACGCATGTCCAATTAGGTGACAGGTGGTCGTACACCCGGTCACAGCTCCCTATCGCCGGATCGGCAACAGAGGTGTGACAAGGCATCGCAGAACTTGCACGATCTAGTTGACCCATCCTGATAATAAGGCGGGAGTTACTTTGCCTTGAATCCCTCGGTAGGAACTGAGGCTCTGAACTAGTTTTAGATTTTCGAACTTGTCGTAGAGAAACAACATATTGCGAGCCCTTGTGAGGCGGTAGCGCAGCTTTAACCCAATCCGAATCAGCAGAGACGCTGACCTGGACGTGTTAGTCCTGAGCTTTTAACAAGATAGTTGTTTGATTTTTACCCCAAAATTGCGGACGCAACTAGGGAGCCCTCGGTGTTTAGATGCCAGCCCCATAAGATTTAAATAATTAAATCAAGGACTTACCGATCGGCTTGCAGGATAGGTACAGCTTCAACTTACTGCCGCAAAGGCGGCGATCGCGAGAACGTCTCGCACGCAAACCGTTATTGTAAGCCACCGCCGCCGTTCCCGCCCGCCATTCGGGCTTTTTCGGCCGGTTTTGCGCCCATTTTTTGGGCATACGACACAATTCAGTGCGATCATAGGCGATATGCACCATCAGGAATTCGCCCCGCCCGCAGCCTTGCGCGACGCCGTTCGATGCTTCTGGTACAACAGAAGAGAGGGCGGCGCCGGGCCATCCTCGTTCGACGTCATGCCGGATGGGTATGCCGAGATCGTCTTCTGTTTCGGTGCGTGCAAGGTGTCGTATGCCGGTTCATGGTGCGACCTGCCATCGCCTTTCATGGTCGGGCTGCTCGACCAGCCTTTCACGGTCGCAGCTGGAGCACAGCTGGAAATCCTCGGCATCCGCTGCTTTCCCTGGGCCGTGTTCGCGCTGCTCGGCTTGACGCCGGCCGACGCTGGGGGGGTCCCGATCATGCCGGTGGCGCATCCGCTTGCCGATTTGCAGCCGCGCCTGGCGGCGCACGTGGAGGCAGGCCGCATCGACGCCGCGCTGGCCGAGCTCGAGCGCGCTCTGCTGGACGCGTTGCCGCGTCCGGCGATCGACGGCACCGCGGCGCGCGCCGGCATGGCGCTGCGGGCAAGCCAAGGCAAGCTGCCGGTCAGCCAGGCAGCCGCGGCGGCGCATGCGACGGTGCGCACGCTCGAGCGCAAATTCAAGCAATCGTCCGGGCATACGGTGAAGGACGTCGCCGCCCTGATCCGCTTCGAACAGGCGCGCAACCGTCTCTGGCACGAATCGAAGCCCGACCTGGCCGCGCTGGCGCAAGAGCTGGGCTATGCCGACCAGTCGCATCTGAGCCGCGAATTCAAACGCTACAGCGGCATGACGCCGGCGGCGTTCGCGCGACATCGCCAGCTTGGCAAATAGGCTGGCGCGCGTTCCGTCCCGGCTTGTCGCGTTTCGTTCCGTTTTGTCGCGTTTTTACAAGCCCGCGCGTGCCTGGGCCGCTATCGTGCGCGGCATGACCACCCCATCTCATTCCCCTGCCCATGACGTGATCGTGGCCGGCGCCGGGCCGGTCGGCCTGTTCCTGGCCTGCGAACTGGCCCTGGCCGGCTGCTCGGTCCTGATCCTGGAACGGGCCGCCGATCCGGACTCGGCGTTAAAACGGCTGCCGTTCGGCATGCGCGGCCTGTCGACGCCGTCGATCGAGGCGCTCGACCGGCGTGGCTTGCTGGACGAACTCATCACGTCGCCCCGTCTGCAGCTCCCGTTCAGCGGCACGCCTGCCGGCGCCAGGGCGCAGCGCGGCGGCCACTTTGCCGGCATCCAGTTCAGCGACGCCGAGGTCGACATGGCGTCCTGGCCCTATCGCTTGCCGAGCTCGACGGCGGTGCAGTTGATGGCCGAGATGGCCGAGATGGAAACCGTGCTGGCGCGCCGCGCCGGGCAGCTTGGCGTGGAGATCCGGCGCGGTGCGGGCGTGACCGGTGTGCGCCAGGACGCCGATGGCGTGCTGGTGCAAGCCGGCGCGCACTGGTTTGCGGGCCGCTGGCTGGTCGGCTGCGACGGTGGCCGTAGTGCGGTGCGCAAGCTGGCCGGCTTCGACTTCGCCGGTACCGAGCCGGAATTCACTGGCTATTCGGTCCATGCCGACATCGCCGATCCCGACAAGCTCAAGCCGGGCCGCAACCTGATGCCCACCGGCCTGTACGCCCAGTCCCAGCCCGGCTACCTGGTGATGCAGGACTTCGACGGCGGCGCCGGCCACGGCGACGCGCAAGCGCTCACACGCACGCGCCTGCAAGCCTTGCTGCGGCGCATTTCCCAGACCGGTGTGACACTCGGCGCCATCCATGCCGCCAGCACCTGGACCGACCGCGCGCGCCAGGCCACGCACTACCGCCAGGGACGCATCCTGCTGGCCGGCGATGCCGCCCACATCCATTCCCCGCTTGGTGGCCAGGGCTTGAACCTCGGCCTCGGCGACGCGATGAACCTCGGCTGGAAGCTGGCCGCCACCCTGGACGGCGCGGCGTTGGATTTGCTGGACAGCTACCACCTCGAGCGCCATCCGATCGGCGCCCGGGTGCTTGACTGGTCGCGCGCCCAGGTCGCCCTCATGCGGCCCACGCCAGACAGCCGCGCGCTGCGCGCCGTCATGCAGGACCTGATGCAGACGCGCGACGGCGCCACGTATGTTGCCGGGCGCGTATGGGGCATGCACACGCGTCTCGATCTGGGCGGCAGCCATGCGCTGACCGGCCGCAGCATGCCGAATTTCGCTTTTCCCGACGGCGTCACGGTCGACGCCGCGATGCGCGATGGGCGCGGCTTGCTGCTGGACTTTTCGACGACGGCGAACGTGCGCTACGCGTCGGTTGCCGCCGAATACGGCGCACGCCTGCGCTACCTTGTCGGCCAGGTCGAGAACCGCCTGGGCATCGGCGCGGCGCTGGTGCGGCCGGACGGCATCGTCGCCTGGGCCATCGGCGATGCGGCCGGCGGCGATGACCCGGACGGCATCGATGCGCTGCGGCGCGCCGTCGCACGCTGGTTCGGCGTCAAAGGATGTGGCGCATCAGTATCCCTATCGAGGCCGCGACCATAATGCCGAGTCGGGCAAGAGTCGGCCAAATTCGTGCGCCGGCGATCGAGCCGGGAGGCATATGGGCATCAACGAATGGTCGCAACAGGAAAGGCCGCGCGAGCGCCTGGTGCGTGAAGGACCGCAGGCGCTGTCCAATCCGGAACTGCTGGCCTTGCTGCTGCGCGTGGGCGTGCGCGGCAAGAGCGCGGTCGAGCTCGGGCGCGACGTGTTGCAGCACTTCGGTTCGCTGCACGGCCTGTTCGGCGCCAGCCTGAACGATTTCTCCGAAGTGAACGGCCTGGGCATGGCCAAGTACGCCCAGCTGCAGGCGGTGATGGAACTGGCGCGGCGCGCCATCGCCGAGCAGATGCAGGCCGGCCAGGCCTTGAGTTCGCCGGAAACGGTCAAGCGCTACCTGCGCATGCGTTTCGGCACCCAGCGCCACGAATCCTTCGTCGTGCTGTTCGTCGACGTCAAGAATCGCCTCATCGCTGACAAGGAACTGTTTCGTGGCACCCTCAACCAGCTTATCGTATAATATCTTCGTAATTGCTACGAGGAAATTTATGGACTATGACCTGGTCATATCGTATTGGCGCTATTCGGCGCGTAAGCAGAGGCTCGGGGATTCAGAGCGCAGACAGCTAGATGCGGCATTGAGCTATTGCGAGCGGCATGGTCTGACACTAGACCAAGAATTCATGAAGGGGGACCGCGGTGTCAGCGCCTACTCGGGTGCCAATCTAAAAAAAGGTCCGCTCTATGACCTCGTTGCTAGGTGCCGTGCCGGTGAGCTTCGTC
This genomic stretch from Massilia sp. 9096 harbors:
- a CDS encoding FAD-dependent monooxygenase; translated protein: MTTPSHSPAHDVIVAGAGPVGLFLACELALAGCSVLILERAADPDSALKRLPFGMRGLSTPSIEALDRRGLLDELITSPRLQLPFSGTPAGARAQRGGHFAGIQFSDAEVDMASWPYRLPSSTAVQLMAEMAEMETVLARRAGQLGVEIRRGAGVTGVRQDADGVLVQAGAHWFAGRWLVGCDGGRSAVRKLAGFDFAGTEPEFTGYSVHADIADPDKLKPGRNLMPTGLYAQSQPGYLVMQDFDGGAGHGDAQALTRTRLQALLRRISQTGVTLGAIHAASTWTDRARQATHYRQGRILLAGDAAHIHSPLGGQGLNLGLGDAMNLGWKLAATLDGAALDLLDSYHLERHPIGARVLDWSRAQVALMRPTPDSRALRAVMQDLMQTRDGATYVAGRVWGMHTRLDLGGSHALTGRSMPNFAFPDGVTVDAAMRDGRGLLLDFSTTANVRYASVAAEYGARLRYLVGQVENRLGIGAALVRPDGIVAWAIGDAAGGDDPDGIDALRRAVARWFGVKGCGASVSLSRPRP
- a CDS encoding AraC family transcriptional regulator → MHHQEFAPPAALRDAVRCFWYNRREGGAGPSSFDVMPDGYAEIVFCFGACKVSYAGSWCDLPSPFMVGLLDQPFTVAAGAQLEILGIRCFPWAVFALLGLTPADAGGVPIMPVAHPLADLQPRLAAHVEAGRIDAALAELERALLDALPRPAIDGTAARAGMALRASQGKLPVSQAAAAAHATVRTLERKFKQSSGHTVKDVAALIRFEQARNRLWHESKPDLAALAQELGYADQSHLSREFKRYSGMTPAAFARHRQLGK
- the radC gene encoding DNA repair protein RadC translates to MGINEWSQQERPRERLVREGPQALSNPELLALLLRVGVRGKSAVELGRDVLQHFGSLHGLFGASLNDFSEVNGLGMAKYAQLQAVMELARRAIAEQMQAGQALSSPETVKRYLRMRFGTQRHESFVVLFVDVKNRLIADKELFRGTLNQLIV